DNA from Kitasatospora herbaricolor:
GCCCGGGCCTGCAAGATCCTGTACCTGTCGACGCTGCACGACGGCACCCGGGTCGCCGTGTCCGGGCTGGTGGCCTGGCCGGACGGGCCGGCGCCGCGCGGCGGCCGGAACGTGGTGGCGTGGGCGCACGGGACGGTCGGCGGCCCCCGCCAGTGCGCGCCCTCGGCCGCGCCGAACCCGGCCCGGGATCTCGTCGACTACTTCACGTACGACAGCCCGTTCCAGATCGACGTCGGCGTGCCCGCGCTGACCCAGTTCCTGGCGGCCGGTGACGTCGTGGTGGCGACCGACTACCAGGGCCTGGGGACGCCGGGCGTCCACCAGTACGTGGTCGGTGCCACCGAGACGCACAACGTGCTGGACTCGGTGACCGCCGCCCAGCAGCTGCGGCCGGTGCACGCGGGCAAGAAGGTGGCGGTGCTGGGCTGGTCGCAGGGCGGCGGCGCCGGGCTGTTCGTCGGACAGGACACCCCGGCCTACAGCCCCGGCCTGGACCTGGTGGGGGTGGCCGCGCTGGCACCGGCGGCCGACCTCGGCCCGCAGTTCGCCGGCCTCGTCCCGCCCGGTCCGCGCAACGACTCCTCCGAGTCGCACAACGCGGCGCTGCGGATCAACGTCTACCGGGGGTTCCTCGCGGCCTATCCGGAGCTGCGGGCCACCGACGTGCTCCAACCCGCCGGGATCCAGGCGTTGGAGGGTGACGGGGTCGCCTGCATCGAGCACTTCGCCGACGTGATCCAGAACAACGTCGGCGACGCGCACCAGCTGGACACCCTGTTCAAGCCGCTGCGCGAGGTGCCGGACAGCTGGCACCAGCGCTTCCACGAGAACACGCCGGGCTACGTCACCACCGTGGCGCCGGTGCTGGTCATGCAGGGGACGGCCGACACCGTGATCAACCCTCACTCCACCGAGCAGTACATCAGGCGGGCCTGCGGCTTCAGCCAGCCGGTCGAGTACACGACGTACGAGGGCGCGACCCACAACACGATCCCGTTCGAGGCGCAGCAGGAGTACCTGTCCTGGATCGCCGACCGCTTTGCCGGGAGCCAGGCCCCGTCGAACTGCTGACGCCACGACGGCCGGGTGGGCCGACGGGCCCGCCCGGCCACGGGCGTTCCGCCGCCGGCCTACTTGCCGGCGTCCTCCGCGAGGGTGTGCGCGACCAGGGCGTTGGCGTGGCCGTGTCCCATCCCGTGCTCGGTCTTGAGCCAGGAGACCAGCTCCATGTGCTTGGTCAGCGGTGAGGCGCGGATCAGGTCCTTCCATTCGCTGATCGGCCGGCCGTACTTCTTCTCGATCGAGGGGAAGTAGCTGGCGGGGCCCTTGACCGGCTCGGTCATCGCGGTTCGTCCTGACTGTCGTTGCTGGTGGTCACGTGCATCATGGATCCCGGCCGACGGCGGTCGCGGGACCGGCGCCGTGGACGACGTAGGTGATCCGACCCGTGACCGTCGCTGTGACGCGGTGTCCGGATCCGTCCGACAATCTACGGGCCGGCACTGACAAACGGCCCGGCGGACACCCCGGCCGGCAGCCGGCCCACGAGAGCCGGCGCAGGAGAACCGGCCCACGAGAGCCGCTGCACGGGAGCCGACCTGACGGACGGTCGGGGGCGGCACAATCGGGTCATGCTGAGAATCGGAACGGTGGTCCTGGGCGCCCAGGACGTACGGCGGGCGGCGGAGTTCTGGGGGCGGGCCCTCGGGTACGTCCCGCGTGACGGCGAGCCCTCGCAGGACTGGGTCGTCCTGGTGCCGCCGGACGGGCCGGGCACGCCGGTGGCGCTCGGCCGGAGCGTGACGCCGGTGCAGGAGCACCCGCGGGTCCATCTCGACCTGTACGCGGACGACGCGGCCGAGCAGGCCGCCGAGGTCGAACGGCTGGTCGGGCTGGGCGCCGTCCGGGTCGACTGGGACAGCTACCCGGAGGACCCCGACTTCGTCGTCCTCGCCGACCCGGAGGGCAACCGTTTCTGCGTGATCGACACCGCTCACGGCTGAGGCCCGCCGGGCGGGTGGCGGGTGGCGGGTGACCGGTTGCGGGTTGCGGGTTGCGGGGGAGGTCCCGTCCGCCCTCCTGGGAGAGCAGGGGGCGGACGGGAGTCGGCGGTCGGCCCGGGCCGTCCACGGCGTGGGTCGCGTCAGGCCGTCACGTCGTGCAGTTCACGAAGGTGTCGCCGGTGTGGCTGAGGCCGTCCTCGGTGCCGGCCCCGCCCGCCCACTCGTAGTAGACGTAGGAGTAGAAGCCCAGCTTGATGGGGCCGCCGCAGTTGCTGTCGGCGCCGATCCGGTAGGTCAGGGTCGCGGTGCGGGACTCGCCGGGACGGATCAGGGCGGTGAAGCCCGGCGCCACACCGGGTGTGCAGGCGTTGCCCTGGTCGTCGGTGCAGTCCGTCCAGCTGTAGGTCAGCCCGGCGGAGACGGCCAGCATGGTCTCGTAGGTCTGCTGGAAGGACTGGAAGACGAACTGCACGTCGGTGGTCCGGTTGTTGGTGAAGGTCATGGTCACCGTGACGCTCTCGCCGGGGTGGGCGGAGGTCCGGTCGGCCGACATGGCGAAGTAGGACGGCACGGTCGAGGTGGCGGCCCGGGCCGGCTGGGAGAGGCCGACGAGGCCGATCAGCAGGAGGAAGAACGCGGTAAGCCTGAGACTCCGTAACTTTGTCCTTGGCATAGTCCGGAGCGTAGGCGCTCGACGCCTGTCCGTCACCGGCGCCGGCGGGGTCTGACCGGATATCGCCGCCGGGGCGGTCGGGCCCGGCCGGACAGCGGCGGCGCCGGGCCGGGCACCGCCGGAAAATCCCGTCGGCCGTTTGCGGGCATCGGGTTAACGTTCCGGACCATGGGATCACGAGCGAACTACGTGGTGGTGGAGGGCGGCGACTGGTCGCTCCACCGGTCGCACTGGGGCGCCGGCCGGGTGGCGACCGACCTGGCCCACGGGCCGGCCGCGGCCGGCCGGTGCTTCCGGGCCAACAGCCGGGTCGACGACGCCCTGCGGACCGACCCGGACGGCTGGCTCGACGACGTGTGGTGCGAGGGCGCCGCCTTGGTCGACCACGACCGGAGGACGCTGCTCTGGTACTGCGACGAGACGTTCGGCTGGGCCCGGTACGCCGCGCAGGCCGCGGTGCTGGCCAGGACCTGGCCCGGCTGGGAGATCCGCTGGGCCTCCGACGGCCTCGGCGACCTGCACGACCACCTCGGCCTCGGCCGGGGCTTCGGCCGAGGCGCCGCGAAGCCCCCGGAGGCCCACGAGCCGCACTGGTGGCCGCCCGGCGAGGACGAGACCTGCACGCTGCTGACGGTCCGGCGCCCGGACGGCCGGGTGCGCGCCTGGGGCTCCTGGGCGGAGGTCGTGGAGCAGCTCGGCGGCGGCGAGGCCCTGCTCGGCCTGCTGCCCGACGACGCCCCCGCGCCGGTGCTCACCGCGATGCCGGACAGCGGCATCCACTTCGACCAGCTCACCCGCACGATCGGGGTGTGGACCACCGTCCCCGTCCTCGGCCTTCTTCCCTGGCCGCTGCCCGGCTGGGAGGGCTGGGAGTTGTGCCTCTGGGGCGACGACCACACCCGGCAGGCGGCGGCGTCCGACGGCGCGGTGCCGCTGCCGCGGACGGACCTCACCGTCGAACTCCGGCGGTGGCTCGAACGCGTCGGTGAACCGCCGGCCGACAGTCTGCCCCGCCTCCTGCAGGCCCTCACGCCCCCGCCGGGGTCGGACCTGACGGCGGTGGTCAACCCGTCGGCGGCCGTGCCGCACGCGGGGCCCGAGCCGACCGCCGCGGAGCGCCTCGCGCTACGGGCCGTGTTCGAGGCCGTCCTGGCGGAGCAGGCTGGCGCCGGCGGGTGACCCGCGGGGGCCGGCCGGCGCGGTGCGTGGCGCTGCGGCCCGGGCTCAGGTGTGCTCCATGACGATGACCGCGGTGGTGTCCGGCACGAGAGCGCGGAAGATGTGCGGGGTGTCTCCCGGGTAGGCGATGTAGTCGCCGGGAGCCAGCTCGACCGGGTCCTCGGCGGGGCCGACCAGGGCGCGTCCGGCGCTGAGCAGCAGGTGTTCGGTGGTGCCGGGGTTGTGCGGGTCCGAGGTGCGGGCCTCGCCGGGCTGGGCCTCGATCCGGTAGATGTCCCGGCGGGCGTTCGGCGGGCAGGACGCCAGCAGGGTGGCCGAATAGTCGGCGCGCTCCGAGTGGGTGACCGGGCCCTCGCCGGCGCGGATCACCTTGACGACGGGCCGGGGCGGGTCGACCAGCCGGCTGAACGGTACGTCCAGGGCGACGCCCAGCGCCCACAGGGTCTCCACGCTGGGGTTGCCGGTGCCCGATTCGAGCTGCGAGAGCGTGGACTTGGCGATCCCGGCGCGCTTGGCGAGCTCGGTCATGGACAGGCCGGTCCGCTCGCGCTCCCGGCGGATGGACACCGCGATCAGCTCGATCGGATTGGGTCCGCCCGCTCGGCCGCTCCCGGTCACCGCGTCCTCCGTCGCGCCGTCGTCGGCCACGTCTGCCACGTCTGCCACGTGTTCGCTCCAGAAGTCTGCTCGTTCGACTTGACGAACGCCTCCATCGTCTCGTTCACTCTAATGGACAGGCGTTCGCCACGGCGAACATCAGGGAGTGCGGACCGGATGAGTGTGACCGGATGAAGTTGGAACAGGACCTGCCGACCGCCGGGGAAGCCCCCGCCGGGACGGCCCCCGCCCGGAGGGCCACGGCGGCCGTCGTCCGCGACTCGCTCGGCATCGGGCTCACCGTCGGCGTCTCCGGGCTGGCCTTCGGCGTCGCCGGCAGTGCCGCCCACCTGAGCGTCTGGCAGACCTGCGCGCTCAGCCTGCTGGTCTTCACCGGCGCCTCGCAGTTCGCCCTGGTCAGCGCGCTGGCCGCCGGGGCCGCGCTGCCGGCCGCCGTGCTCGGCGCGCTCTTCCTCGGCGCCCGCAACGCCTTCTACGGGCTGCGCCTCGGGCCCCGGCTGGAACTCTCCCGGTTGACCAGGCCGTTCGCCGCGCACCTGACGATCGACGAGACCGCCGCCGTCGCCCTCACCCAGCCCGACCGCCGCAGCGCCCGGCTCGGCTTCGCCGTCACCGGGATCAGCCTGTTCGCCACCTGGAACCTCTGCACCCTGGCCGGCGCCCTCGGGGCCGACGCCCTCGGCGACCCGGCCGTCTACGGGCTCGACGCGGCCGGGCCGGCCGTCTTCCTGGCACTGCTCGCACCCCGGCTGCGGGAGGGGGCGACCGAGCTGAAGGTGGCCGCCGTCGGCGCCCTCCTGGCGCTGGCCGCCACCGTGGTCCTGCCCACCGGCGTGCCGGTCCTGCTCTCGATCGCCGCCGTGCCGATCGTGCTGGCCGCCGCCCGCCGCCGCGACCGCGCCGCCGGCGACGGGCCGGGCGGCCCCGACGGCTCCGGCCCCGCCACCACCTCCGCCCCCGCCAGCACCCCCGGCCGCGCCGGCACCCGCGGCCGCGCCGGCAAGGAGGACCTCGGATGACCGTCTGGATCGCCGTCGGCGCGACCGCCCTCGGCTGCTACCTGCTCAAGCTGATCGGCCTCAGCATCCCGGCCGGACTGCTGGAGCGCCCGGCCGTGCGCCGCTCGGCCGCGCTCATCCCGGTCGCCCTGCTGGCCGCCCTCACCGCCCTGCAGACCTTCGGCAAGGACGACGGCCTCAGCCTGGACGCCCGCGCCCTGGGCCTGGCCGCCGCCGCGCTCGCCGCCTGGCGACGGGCGCCCTTCCTGCTGGTGGTCGGCATCGCGGTGCTGGTCACCGCACTGGCCCGGCTGATCGGCGGCTGATCGGCGGCTGATCGGCGGCTGAGCTGCCGGGGAGCGCCCGGGGCGGCCGCGGGCCGTCAGCCGGCGGCCCGGGAGGAAGCGGCGCCCGGCCGGTCGGCCAG
Protein-coding regions in this window:
- a CDS encoding DUF4287 domain-containing protein: MTEPVKGPASYFPSIEKKYGRPISEWKDLIRASPLTKHMELVSWLKTEHGMGHGHANALVAHTLAEDAGK
- a CDS encoding AzlC family ABC transporter permease; its protein translation is MKLEQDLPTAGEAPAGTAPARRATAAVVRDSLGIGLTVGVSGLAFGVAGSAAHLSVWQTCALSLLVFTGASQFALVSALAAGAALPAAVLGALFLGARNAFYGLRLGPRLELSRLTRPFAAHLTIDETAAVALTQPDRRSARLGFAVTGISLFATWNLCTLAGALGADALGDPAVYGLDAAGPAVFLALLAPRLREGATELKVAAVGALLALAATVVLPTGVPVLLSIAAVPIVLAAARRRDRAAGDGPGGPDGSGPATTSAPASTPGRAGTRGRAGKEDLG
- a CDS encoding VOC family protein, which produces MLRIGTVVLGAQDVRRAAEFWGRALGYVPRDGEPSQDWVVLVPPDGPGTPVALGRSVTPVQEHPRVHLDLYADDAAEQAAEVERLVGLGAVRVDWDSYPEDPDFVVLADPEGNRFCVIDTAHG
- a CDS encoding lipase family protein, which translates into the protein MTFLALPGLGTGTAAATGGGVGGERSAQCAPGVPAGPDGDAFYEPPSPLPRGRHGDLIRAHRIEAPDGARACKILYLSTLHDGTRVAVSGLVAWPDGPAPRGGRNVVAWAHGTVGGPRQCAPSAAPNPARDLVDYFTYDSPFQIDVGVPALTQFLAAGDVVVATDYQGLGTPGVHQYVVGATETHNVLDSVTAAQQLRPVHAGKKVAVLGWSQGGGAGLFVGQDTPAYSPGLDLVGVAALAPAADLGPQFAGLVPPGPRNDSSESHNAALRINVYRGFLAAYPELRATDVLQPAGIQALEGDGVACIEHFADVIQNNVGDAHQLDTLFKPLREVPDSWHQRFHENTPGYVTTVAPVLVMQGTADTVINPHSTEQYIRRACGFSQPVEYTTYEGATHNTIPFEAQQEYLSWIADRFAGSQAPSNC
- a CDS encoding helix-turn-helix domain-containing protein produces the protein MTELAKRAGIAKSTLSQLESGTGNPSVETLWALGVALDVPFSRLVDPPRPVVKVIRAGEGPVTHSERADYSATLLASCPPNARRDIYRIEAQPGEARTSDPHNPGTTEHLLLSAGRALVGPAEDPVELAPGDYIAYPGDTPHIFRALVPDTTAVIVMEHT
- a CDS encoding AzlD domain-containing protein, producing the protein MTVWIAVGATALGCYLLKLIGLSIPAGLLERPAVRRSAALIPVALLAALTALQTFGKDDGLSLDARALGLAAAALAAWRRAPFLLVVGIAVLVTALARLIGG